The DNA sequence CTCCAAGTTTATATATTTCCTACAATAAAAACATCAGATTATgacttaaatgaaaaaaaaaagaaaaaaaaagagaaaaagaaaagaaagtacCTGAATGACTGAACTTATATTTCCTATTACGAGTCCGACATATTCTTGGGGAGAATAGGCTGGAATAACAGTGGAGTTTATTGTGAAAGGGTATACATAGTCATTGCTTCCAGCACTAAACAAGTACACAGCTCTTGAGAGTAAAGCTTTGGCCTCTGTTTCTCCTAGTCTCTGCCTCAACTCCTCCCTTACATTCTTGAAATATCTAAGCTGAGTTTGAAGGTCTATAGtctgtaaaataataaaaaataaataaataaattaataaacccATTAGACAAGATGATAGAGCTAGCCCAAATATATATTGATAGaacttttttgaattaattagattaaaaatcATAATTCTAGGTATGATCAATATTATTTAGCtactaattttcatatattcagATACTCCATTTCAAATCACTGCCAAAGTTAAAGTTCACACTCACACTCCATCTTACACGCATATATCATAGTCATACATACCATTCCTTGGTTAATTTCAGGCATAGCACCGGACCCTGCAGATGCAAAGTTGACTCCATATCTAAATTCATGATTTCCGGGCTGTAAATACGGTGGAATCAGTGGTAACTTTGCAAATTCAGCTAACATATCACATAAAGGCTAAGTTAGACCAGTACTATATATAGAAGAATTTAGTTAATATGAGTAATAAAATAGATATAGAAGAGAAAAGTAGTGTTTGTTTACCAATAAAATCAGGGATAATGCGACCATCGGAAAATCTGCCAGTTGGGTGGTTAAAAAAGGTTTGGCCGTAGGGGGAGTAATTAGCCTTGCCAATTGTGTTAATGTAGTTATTATTACCGGGATCAAATATTGAATCGCCAAGCACGAATAACGGcacaataatattgttatttggTTTTTGTGAGTGGCCGACACAGGTTACTACAACAGTAGTGGTGCATAGAATAACTACTAAAAAATACGAACAACACCTGCCCATGCTTcactttctttcttctcttttccctgctcttcatcttctttgtttcatatatatagagagagacgCGTGATACAGGCGTGCATTTCACTCAAATCTGTGATCACATCCAATAATGATTGGATATCTAATTCTATTGCATcgattggatcggtcggttggaATTGAatcggatgactcaattcaattAGATTGTATGGGATGGCAAAAttcaatatccaataaataaggacattttacaattttgtatacattattttaattaattacaaaatatgtgcaaaaaaacttattatcattttctcatacacttttatacataattaaaaactttttttcaatttttattataatatatatatggtaataattattgattagtatatatatggtaatattggttatgtttatttttatctttacaattataataaacatactaataatataaaacattttatatatgtgtttattggctatgtttatttttatgtttacaattataataaacatactaataatataaaatattttatatatg is a window from the Cannabis sativa cultivar Pink pepper isolate KNU-18-1 chromosome 1, ASM2916894v1, whole genome shotgun sequence genome containing:
- the LOC115707162 gene encoding GDSL esterase/lipase 1; amino-acid sequence: MGRCCSYFLVVILCTTTVVVTCVGHSQKPNNNIIVPLFVLGDSIFDPGNNNYINTIGKANYSPYGQTFFNHPTGRFSDGRIIPDFIAEFAKLPLIPPYLQPGNHEFRYGVNFASAGSGAMPEINQGMTIDLQTQLRYFKNVREELRQRLGETEAKALLSRAVYLFSAGSNDYVYPFTINSTVIPAYSPQEYVGLVIGNISSVIQEIYKLGGRKFGFLNLWPLACVPYMRVIEVDKNGACFDQITPYIQLHNKEISKLLHNLQYELHGFKYSYIDFYSFLKERMDHPSKYGFKEGMVACCGSGPYRGVLSCGGKRGVKEYDLCENPSQYLFFDSGHLTDRAYHQFSIQAWSEGDSTFITPYHLKALFDFN